The Mangifera indica cultivar Alphonso chromosome 8, CATAS_Mindica_2.1, whole genome shotgun sequence genome has a window encoding:
- the LOC123222850 gene encoding putative casein kinase II subunit beta-4: MYRDRGGGAKSEIVGGSLDRKRINDALDKHLEKSSPSTSRALTSRDKDRLSVPSTSTGKSQLDHRDSRAASIAKNKCSDEESETDSEGSDVSGSDGDDTSWISWFCNLRGNEFFCEIDDEYIQDDFNLCGLSSQVPYYDYALDLILDVESSHGDMFTEEQNELVESAAEMLYGLIHVRYILTSKGMSAMLEKYKNYDFGRCPRVYCCGQPCLPVGQSDIPRSSTVKIYCPKCEDIYYPRSKYQGNIDGAYFGTTFPHLFLMSYGHLKPQKATQSYTPRVFGFKLHKP; the protein is encoded by the exons ATGTATAGAGATCGGGGAGGTGGAGCAAAATCGGAGATTGTAGGTGGATCTTTGGATCGAAAGCGTATAAATGATGCGCTGGATAAGCACCTAGAGAAGTCTTCCCCTTCCACTTCTAGGGCCTTAACTTCTAGGGATAAGGACAGATTGTCCGTACCCTCTACTTCCACCGGTAAATCGCAGCTCGATCATCGCGATTCTCGCGCTGCTTCGATTGCCAAGAACAAGTGCTCAGATG AGGAATCTGAAACAGACAGTGAAGGATCGGATGTTAGTGGTTCAGATGGAGATGACACATCATGGATCTCATGGTTTTGTAATTTAAGAGGAAACGAATTCTTCTGTGAAATAGATGATGAATACATCCAAGATGATTTTAATCTCTGTGGACTGAGCAGCCAAGTTCCATACTATGATTATGCTCTTGATCTAATATTGGATGTTGAATCTTCTCATG GTGATATGTTCACTGAAGAACAGAATGAATTGGTGGAATCAGCAGCAGAAATGTTGTATGGTCTCATTCATGTCCGATATATACTGACCAGCAAGGGAATGTCTGCTATG TTAGAGAAGTATAAAAACTATGATTTTGGTAGATGTCCTAGAGTTTACTGCTGTGGACAACCATGCCTTCCTGTTGGTCAATCAGACATTCCTCGTTCAAGTACTGTTAAAATATACTGTCCAAAATGTGAAGATATATACTATCCTCGATCAAAATACCAAGGCA ATATTGATGGTGCATATTTTGGGACTACATTTCCTCACCTATTTCTTATGTCGTATGGACACTTAAAGCCTCAAAAGGCAACACAGAGTTATACCCCAAGAGTTTTTGGTTTCAAGCTCCACAAGCCCTGA
- the LOC123223297 gene encoding uncharacterized protein At1g28695-like, which translates to MDTSKNPLYNFGIVALLCAGVLYICIWSPPNTNPLLSFQKSSCFRSSYSINTTDLVIDDLELALQKASMPNKTVIIAVVNKAYVEQTVAADTTMLDIFLESFWLGEDTRELLDHLLIVAVDQTAYDRCMFKRLHCYILVTDGVDFAGEKVYMSRDFIKMMWRRTQFLLDVLKRGYNFIFTDTDVIWLRNPFTRLSGNETEDLQISVDNYNGNPRSQNNLINTGFYFVRSNNKTISLFKKWYGMKDNSAGKKEQDVLLELMRRGLFKTLRLNVRFLPTFYFSGFCENSKDIWSVTTIHANCCRHVHAKVQDLKAVLRDWKRFREDKIKNPTMAPNRTVVTVWSEHIACSNSWKHNNLHN; encoded by the exons ATGGATACCTCAAAGAATCCTCTCTATAATTTTGGCATTGTCGCTTTGCTCTGTGCCGGCGTcctttatatttgtatttggtCTCCTCCAAATACCAATCCTTTGTTATCCTTTCAGAAATCCTCTTGTTTTCGCTCATCATACTCT ATTAATACAACAGATCTCGTTATAGATGATCTTGAACTGGCTCTGCAGAAAGCTTCAATGCCCAACAAAACAGTGATTATAGCCGTCGTCAATAAAGCGTACGTGGAACAAACCGTGGCAGCTGATACCACAATGCTTGATATATTCTTGGAAAGTTTCTGGTTAGGGGAGGACACCAGAGAATTACTTGATCATCTTCTTATAGTGGCAGTAGATCAGACGGCGTATGATCGGTGCATGTTTAAACGATTACACTGTTACATATTGGTAACGGACGGGGTAGATTTTGCGGGAGAGAAGGTGTACATGTCCAGAGATTTTATTAAGATGATGTGGAGAAGAACCCAGTTCCTGTTAGACGTTCTTAAGCGTGGTTACAACTTCATCTTCACG GATACTGATGTAATATGGCTGAGAAACCCTTTCACAAGATTAAGCGGAAACGAAACTGAAGACCTGCAAATCAGTGTTGATAATTACAATGGCAACCCACGATCCCAGAACAATTTGATTAACACAGGCTTCTACTTTGTCAGATCCAACAACAAAACTATCTCTTTATTTAAGAAATGGTATGGTATGAAAGACAATTCAGCAGGAAAGAAAGAGCAGGATGTGTTATTGGAGCTAATGAGACGTGGTTTGTTCAAGACACTGAGGCTCAATGTACGGTTTTTACCTACATTTTATTTCAGTGGCTTCTGTGAAAACAGCAAGGATATTTGGTCAGTCACAACAATTCATGCCAATTGTTGCCGCCATGTGCATGCAAAAGTGCAAGACTTAAAGGCTGTTCTTCGAGATTGGAAGCGGTTCAGGGAGGATAAAATTAAGAACCCAACAATGGCTCCTAATCGAACCGTGGTGACCGTGTGGTCAGAACACATAGCCTGTTCCAATTCTTGGAAACATAACAATTTGCATAATTAA
- the LOC123223196 gene encoding trihelix transcription factor ASIL2, whose translation MSSSPPPPDPIPQGPSPLALPAPPIQPPSVNPRRLPPPCWSHDETIALIDAYCEKWYALRRGNLKATHWQEVADAVGRRCPASSPPKTAVQCRHKMEKLRKRYRTEIQRARSMPLSRFSSSWVHFKRMDSMEKGPSTKSGYNSDSADEDDNDDEDDDDINQDLYQERPNFKDGVANTRSVHNLYRNGINTGASGGDGNSSGFRIRIPTGVSIAQPGPKIYAKIVNPNANHSPNYNTKPNFGGPGGSGVNYGTRVLGGCEETPIAKREREPLAEMVAAIKMLGDGFVRTEEMKMELARELEAMRMDMEVKRTQMILESQQRIVEAFAKAVSEKNKKPKRMRSPEA comes from the coding sequence ATGTCCTCCTCTCCTCCACCCCCAGATCCAATCCCCCAGGGCCCATCTCCTCTTGCTTTACCTGCGCCGCCGATACAACCTCCCTCTGTCAATCCCCGCCGTCTTCCTCCGCCTTGTTGGTCACACGACGAGACCATCGCTTTGATCGATGCTTACTGTGAGAAGTGGTATGCTCTCCGACGTGGTAACCTCAAGGCCACCCACTGGCAAGAGGTCGCCGACGCTGTAGGTCGACGATGCCCGGCTTCGTCCCCACCGAAGACGGCCGTCCAGTGCCGTCACAAGATGGAGAAGCTGCGGAAACGATATCGTACTGAGATCCAGCGTGCGAGATCCATGCCTCTCTCTCGATTCTCATCTTCTTGGGTTCACTTCAAGAGGATGGACTCCATGGAGAAAGGTCCATCGACGAAATCGGGTTATAATTCTGACAGCGCAGATGAGGACGACAATGATgacgaagatgatgatgatattaATCAAGATTTGTATCAGGAACGGCCTAATTTTAAGGACGGTGTAGCTAACACGAGGAGTGTTCATAATTTGTATCGTAATGGAATTAATACGGGAGCTAGTGGTGGCGATGGAAATAGTAGTGGGTTTAGAATCAGAATCCCCACCGGAGTTAGTATAGCGCAACCTGGGCCTAAGATTTATGCAAAGATCGTAAACCCTAATGCTAACCATTCTCCTAATTATAACACTAAACCAAATTTCGGGGGTCCAGGAGGGTCAGGGGTGAATTATGGGACAAGGGTTTTGGGAGGATGTGAAGAGACGCCAATTGCGAAGAGAGAAAGGGAACCGTTGGCGGAGATGGTGGCGGCTATAAAGATGTTGGGGGATGGTTTTGTGAGAACGGAAGAGATGAAGATGGAACTGGCAAGAGAGCTTGAAGCTATGCGTATGGATATGGAGGTGAAGCGTACGCAGATGATTTTGGAATCTCAACAGCGGATTGTGGAGGCTTTTGCTAAGGCTGTTTCTGAAAAGAATAAGAAGCCCAAAAGGATGCGCAGCCCCGAGGCTTAG
- the LOC123223197 gene encoding pentatricopeptide repeat-containing protein At1g02150-like, translating to MFLQPSLHNHHNISLSSTLSYSQLLTCKVPPFTLLHAVEYQKLPIIRCSISQTHHYGTADFERRPMIKWNAIYKKISLMENPEMGCASVLNQWENGGRKVTKWELSRVIKELRKFRRYKQALEVCDWMNNRGERFRLSASDAAIQLDLIAKVHGISTAEDFFLRLPDTLKERRVYGALLNAYVRARMRENAEKLYDKLRDKGYAMHSLPFNVMMTLYMKLKKYDKVDSMVSEMMEKGVRLDVYSYNIWLSSYGSQGSAEKMEQVYEQMKMDRAVNPDWTTFSTMATMYIKMGQFEKAEECLRRVESRMNGQYRIPYHYLLSLYGGVGNKEEVYRVWKAYKSNFPSIPNLGYHAMILSLVKIGDIEGMENIYEEWLSVKSYYDPRIANLLLGCYINEGNFDKAETFFNHMVEVGGKPNSTMWEILAKWHIGEKRILDALSCLKEAFGAVGVKNWRPKPVNVLAFFKLCDEESNMVSKEVLVGLLRQSGYRKDKAYISMIGLTDETFNTNVLSEIDRTDYNNDSGEDEDQTLLSQLQSSL from the exons ATGTTTCTTCAACCATCTCTTCACAATCACCACAACATTTCTCTCTCTTCAACCCTCTCTTATTCTCAACTTCTTACATGTAAAGTTCCTCCTTTTACCCTTCTCCACGCTGTAGAGTACCAGAAACTCCCCATCATAAGATGCTCTATTTCGCAAACTCACCACTATGGGACGGCGGACTTTGAGCGAAGACCCATGATCAAATGGAATGCTATTTACAAGAAAATATCCCTAATGGAGAACCCTGAAATGGGTTGTGCTTCTGTGTTGAATCAGTGGGAGAATGGTGGCAGGAAGGTTACAAAATGGGAGCTTTCTAGAGTGATTAAGGAGCTTAGGAAGTTTAGGCGCTACAAGCAAGCTCTGGAG GTGTGTGATTGGATGAACAATAGAGGAGAGAGGTTCAGATTATCTGCTAGTGATGCTGCAATTCAGTTAGACCTAATTGCCAAAGTTCATGGAATATCTACTGCAGAAGATTTTTTCCTACGGCTCCCTGATACTTTAAAGGAGAGGAGAGTATATGGGGCTCTTCTGAATGCCTATGTTCGGGCTAGAATGAGAGAAAATGCcgaaaaattatatgataaattaagaGATAAGGGTTATGCTATGCACTCGCTTCCATTCAATGTGATGATGACTCTTTATATGAAGCTCAAGAAGTATGATAAAGTTGACTCAATGGTTTCAGAAATGATGGAGAAAGGCGTACGACTAGATGTATATTCATACAACATTTGGCTATCATCTTATGGGTCCCAAGGATCTGCAGAAAAGATGGAACAAGTATATGAACAGATGAAAATGGATAGAGCTGTTAATCCGGACTGGACTACATTCAGCACAATGGCGACAATGTATATTAAGATGGGACAGTTTGAAAAGGCTGAAGAGTGCTTAAGGAGGGTAGAGAGTAGAATGAACGGTCAGTATAGGATACCTTATCATTATCTCTTAAGTCTGTATGGTGGTGTTGGTAATAAAGAGGAGGTATATCGGGTATGGAAGGCTTACAAATCGAATTTTCCTAGTATTCCTAATTTGGGGTACCATGCTATGATCTTGTCTTTGGTTAAGATTGGTGATATTGAAGGGATGGAGAACATATATGAGGAATGGCTGTCAGTTAAGTCGTATTATGACCCTAGAATAGCAAATCTTCTCCTGGGATGTTATATTAACGAAGGAAATTTTGATAAAGCTGAGACTTTCTTCAATCACATGGTTGAAGTAGGAGGAAAGCCAAATTCAACGATGTGGGAGATTCTTGCCAAATGGCATATTGGAGAGAAGAGAATTCTTGATGCTTTGTCTTGCTTAAAGGAAGCTTTTGGAGCTGTGGGAGTTAAGAATTGGAGGCCAAAACCTGTAAATGTGCTTGCCTTCTTTAAACTCTGTGATGAAGAATCCAACATGGTTAGTAAAGAGGTTTTGGTGGGATTATTGAGGCAATCTGGGTATCGTAAAGACAAAGCTTATATTTCAATGATTGGCTTAACCGATGAGACTTTTAATACAAATGTTTTATCAGAGATTGACAGGACTGACTATAACAATGATAGTGGTGAAGATGAAGATCAAACACTTCTTAGCCAACTGCAGAGTAGCCTGTGA